A genomic window from Sphingobacterium sp. BN32 includes:
- a CDS encoding glycosyltransferase family 2 protein has protein sequence MDISVVIPLYNEEESLPELVAWIKRVMDENNFSYEIIMVDDGSKDRSWQVIKSLKAENEHVTGIRFRRNYGKSAALNVGFTAAEGNVVITMDADLQDSPDEIPELYDRIMNQDADLVSGWKKKRYDPLTKTIPTKLFNSVTRSMSGIDNLHDFNCGLKAYKKDVVKSIEVYGEMHRYIPVLAKWAGFSKIQEQVVQHFPRKYGTTKFGPGRFVKGFLDLMSIFFVGKFAKRPMHFFGPLGVISFLLGFFITIYLIADKLMSIANGTPYRNVTDQPMFFLSLVAIILGTQLFLTGFVAELVARNGSDRNKYHIDQVI, from the coding sequence ATGGATATATCAGTAGTTATACCACTATATAACGAGGAAGAATCGCTTCCTGAATTGGTTGCCTGGATTAAGCGGGTGATGGACGAGAACAACTTCTCTTATGAGATCATCATGGTTGATGATGGGAGTAAGGACCGTTCTTGGCAAGTGATTAAATCGCTGAAGGCAGAAAATGAACATGTTACAGGTATCCGCTTCCGTAGAAACTATGGGAAGTCGGCAGCATTGAATGTAGGCTTTACGGCAGCCGAAGGCAATGTGGTCATTACGATGGATGCCGATCTGCAAGATAGTCCTGATGAAATTCCTGAACTTTACGATCGCATCATGAATCAAGATGCTGATTTAGTGTCGGGATGGAAGAAAAAACGTTACGACCCATTAACTAAAACAATTCCTACTAAGTTATTCAACTCGGTAACACGTAGCATGTCAGGCATCGATAACTTGCACGACTTCAATTGTGGTTTAAAAGCCTATAAGAAAGACGTGGTAAAGAGTATCGAAGTGTATGGCGAAATGCACAGATATATTCCTGTTCTCGCAAAATGGGCGGGATTTAGCAAAATTCAGGAGCAAGTTGTACAGCACTTCCCGAGAAAATACGGAACGACCAAGTTCGGTCCCGGACGCTTTGTCAAAGGCTTCCTCGACTTGATGTCTATTTTCTTTGTCGGTAAGTTTGCCAAACGCCCAATGCACTTCTTCGGACCATTAGGTGTGATCAGCTTCTTACTTGGATTTTTTATCACTATTTATCTGATCGCTGATAAATTGATGAGCATCGCCAATGGTACGCCATACAGAAATGTAACCGACCAACCGATGTTCTTCCTGTCCTTAGTCGCGATTATTTTAGGAACGCAGCTCTTCTTGACCGGATTTGTCGCAGAATTAGTCGCAAGAAACGGTTCAGACAGAAATAAATACCATATCGACCAAGTCATCTAA
- a CDS encoding DUF4199 domain-containing protein → MMNQTIENTTDVRKKAIIQGVVLGVISFILSIISLYITVSATSLFTSSAAAGFVNYVVFLIVAVFFVIALRKAAGGYWDFSTALKNIFIMMAITAVIGTLGVSVWNMVNPTLQQEAIDNTINMTIETMEATGANDENIDTTIEMLEQQRNALAEMSIGQILKGLAVSILMYFVLSLIFAAIFKRERPIFQSPAPSDDAHPWQNQNS, encoded by the coding sequence ATGATGAATCAAACCATTGAAAACACGACAGATGTAAGGAAAAAAGCAATTATTCAGGGCGTTGTCCTTGGCGTAATTTCATTTATCCTATCCATCATTTCTTTATACATCACCGTATCGGCAACCTCTTTATTTACCTCTTCTGCGGCAGCAGGTTTTGTGAATTATGTGGTTTTCCTGATCGTTGCGGTCTTCTTTGTCATCGCATTAAGAAAAGCTGCAGGAGGATACTGGGACTTCTCCACGGCCTTAAAAAACATCTTTATCATGATGGCCATTACTGCGGTAATTGGCACATTGGGGGTAAGTGTTTGGAACATGGTTAACCCGACCTTACAGCAAGAAGCAATCGATAACACGATTAACATGACCATCGAAACGATGGAAGCTACCGGTGCCAACGATGAGAATATCGACACTACGATTGAAATGTTGGAGCAACAAAGAAATGCGTTAGCGGAGATGTCAATTGGCCAAATCCTGAAAGGTTTAGCAGTTTCTATTCTAATGTACTTCGTACTATCGCTAATCTTCGCGGCAATTTTCAAACGTGAAAGACCAATTTTCCAAAGCCCTGCGCCATCGGACGATGCGCATCCTTGGCAAAATCAAAATTCTTAA